In one window of Hyla sarda isolate aHylSar1 chromosome 1, aHylSar1.hap1, whole genome shotgun sequence DNA:
- the LOC130297003 gene encoding oocyte zinc finger protein XlCOF7.1-like isoform X2 — protein MERDRNKMADRMINLTLQILFQLTGEAYIVVKKSSSGRCWASVSEGWGRTLSPIPGPPSHSLIPEEMDEQKILELTNKIMELLAREVPIRCQDVAVYFSMEEWEYVEGHKDQYKDQVMMEDQQPLTSAVRSSKRTAAERCPRPLLPQDQLLKQGEGLNIMNVPVTYVSGYEQYKEDISKWKDLIYINTTDIKEEEETDVSGDEQYKEDIPTGKDLIYTNTTDIKEEEEETGVSGDKQYKEDIPTGKDLIYINTTDIKEGEKETDVSSDEQYKENIPTGNHPDDCTRRPEENLISSYYKADDDITQDTYEEHSIIPDTPSALHSQDLSSHPVIPVLSSDPSQAGKQRKSNRTSNEQLKTHKGEKQFSCSECGKDCSRKSELVKHQRTHTGEKPFSCSECGKCFTQKSNLVDHKKTHTGEKPFSCSECKKCFLRKSNLVDHQKTHTGEKPFSCSECGRCFTRQSHLVYHQKTHTGEKPFSCLKCGRCFTSKAQLNRHQKTSHTVEKPFS, from the exons atggagagagacaggaacaagatggccgacaggatgataaacctcaccctacagatactcttccagcttactggagag GCTTAcatagtagtgaagaagtcctctagtgggcgctgttggGCTTCTGTGtctgaaggatggggaagaaccctaagcccaatcccggggcccccatcTCACTCCCTGATAcctgaggaaatggatgaacagaagatcctagaactaaCCAACAAGATAATGGAGTTGCTggctagagag gttcctataaggtgtcaggacgtggcggtctatttctccatggaggagtgggagtatgtagaaggacacaaggatcagtacaaggatcaggtgatgatggaggatcagcagcccctcacatcagcag tcagatccagtaagagaacagcagcagagaggtgtccccgtcctcttcttccacaggatcag CTTTTGAAGCAGGGTGAAGGTTTGAACATTATGAATGTTCCAGTAACATATGTGAGCGgttatgagcagtataaggaggacatttctaAATGGAAAGATTtgatctatattaatactacagacataaaggaagaagaagagacagatgtgagcggtgatgagcagtataaggaggacattcctacagggaaagatctaatctatactaatactacagacataaaggaagaagaggaggagacaggTGTGAGCGGTgataagcagtataaggaggacattcctacagggaaagatttgatctatattaatactacagacataaaggaaggagaaaaagagacagatgtgagcagtgatgaacagtataaggagaacattcctacaggtaaccacccag atgactgtaccaggagaccagaggagaatcttatatcttcatattataaagcagatgatgatatcacacaagatacatatgaagaacattccattatcccagatacaccctcagctcttcacagccaagatctgtcatctcatcctgttATACCCGTCCTGTCTTCTGATCCATCACAGGCTGGTAAACAGAGAAAAAGTAATAGAACGAGTAATGAACAACTTAAAACTCACAAAGGAGAGAAAcagttttcatgttcagaatgtgggaaggaTTGTTCTAGGAAATCGGAActtgttaaacatcagagaactcacacaggagagaagccattttcatgttcagaatgtggaaaatgttttactcagaaatcaaatcttgttgaccataaaaaaactcacacaggggagaagccattttcatgttcagaatgtaaaaaatgttttcttcggaaatcaaatcttgttgaccatcaaaaaactcacacaggagagaagccattttcatgttcagaatgtgggagatGTTTTACTAGGCAATCACATCTTGTTtatcatcaaaaaactcacacaggggagaagccattttcctgTCTAAAATGTGGGAGATGTT